The stretch of DNA TGACCGGTTCACTGCCGAGCAACGCGTCGGCGTTTTCCACCAGCACGTCCAGCGGGATTTCGATGTGCACCGGGCGCGGTCGTCCGGCCTGGAACAGCGCAAATGCCCGGGCCAGTACACCGGGCAATTCGGCCGCCGACATCAAGGTATGGGAGAACGCCGCCACGCCCGCGATCATCGCGTTCTGGTTCGGCAGCTCGTGCAGCTTGCCGCGCCCGCCGCCCAGCTGGCTGCGGGACTGCACGCTGGAGATCACCAGCATCGGGATCGAGTCGGCGTAGGCCTGGCCCATGGCGGTGGTGATGTTGGTCATGCCGGGGCCGGTGATGATGAAGCACACGCCGGGCTTGCCGCTGGTGCGCGCATAGCCGTCGGCCATGAAACCGGCGCCCTGTTCGTGGCGCGGGGTGACGTGGCGGATGCTCGAGCGCGCCAGGCCCCGGTAGAGTTCCACGGTGTGCACGCCGGGGATGCCAAACACCTGGTCCACGCCGTAGCCTTCCAGCAGGTTGACCAATACTTCGCCGCAGGTCGCCATTGTCGTCGCTCTTATTGTTGATAAAGGCCCGTATTGGAACGGCTGGCCCGTAGCGGCAACAATCGATAAAAAGTCATACTAGCCATGTCCTCACGTCATGGCTACGCCCTTATGAAACGTCTTCCGCCGCTGCCGGCCCTGCACACCTTTTGGGTCACGGCCCAGTGCTGCAACTTCACCCGAGCCGCCGAGCAATTGCACATCACCCAGGGCGCGGTGAGTCGGCAGATCGCCGGGCTGGAAAGTCATCTGGGCTATGCGCTGTTCCAGCGCCAGGCTCGTGGCTTGAGCCTCACCGAAGAGGGCCGCGAATGGTCACTGCGGGCGCAGCAGGTGTTCGGCCTGATCGGCGAGGCGGTTGAGCAGATCGGCACCCGCCGCGAGACCTTGCAGCTCAAGGCCTCCACCTGCGTGATGCGCTGGCTGTTGCCGCGCCTGATGCAGTGGCAGCAGGAACGCCCGGATGTGCCGGTGGAGTTGACCACCACCGTGGCCTACACCGTCGACTTTCGCCGCGAGCAGTTCGATGCCGCGGTGATCTACGCGCCGATTGCCGAGCAGTCGGCCCAGGCCCGGCATCTGTTCGATGAGCGCCTGACACCGGTGTGCGCGCCGGCCTTGCTCGGTGGCTTGCACACGCCCGCCGATTTGCAGCAACAGGTGTTGTTGCACCCTACGCGGGATGAGCGGGATTGGGCGTTGTGGTTGAAAGCGGCGAATACACGCTTGAGCAATCTGGCCCAGGGGCATCATTTTGAAACCCTGGACCTGGCGATGACGGTGGCGTCCC from Pseudomonas sp. NC02 encodes:
- a CDS encoding LysR substrate-binding domain-containing protein; its protein translation is MKRLPPLPALHTFWVTAQCCNFTRAAEQLHITQGAVSRQIAGLESHLGYALFQRQARGLSLTEEGREWSLRAQQVFGLIGEAVEQIGTRRETLQLKASTCVMRWLLPRLMQWQQERPDVPVELTTTVAYTVDFRREQFDAAVIYAPIAEQSAQARHLFDERLTPVCAPALLGGLHTPADLQQQVLLHPTRDERDWALWLKAANTRLSNLAQGHHFETLDLAMTVASQGSGVAIGDSALIGEDLKAGRLATPFELRVPTGMGYYLVYPPGTEPSAGLEQLMDWLVSQAQSPSQ